One genomic window of Vibrio rhizosphaerae includes the following:
- a CDS encoding helix-turn-helix domain-containing protein, which translates to MDVSSIEMAKACTQFSRLISKIYDDAIHISYSVVSLDTQEIYTLSTDYDWHLSYWDQGLNTTVGKRMSPGISSWRDKDEEYHHLLSKYRIPDKVDYTWLCSQRAEIVSLACRRQLTSQESHQLAVLRPYLAYHAHKLWLKHQVATLPYQSTAALSNTQNTHMNEQDHFRFGDIVLTAKEMSTIRLLLSFHSPKEIAWEHHCSESAERKRIETIKRKLRCTGNRATFFKLLQKHGILDACLNVYTTSL; encoded by the coding sequence ATGGATGTTAGTTCAATAGAAATGGCAAAGGCTTGCACCCAGTTTAGCCGACTTATTTCCAAAATATATGATGATGCCATACATATCAGTTATTCAGTGGTTTCACTAGACACTCAAGAAATCTATACCTTATCAACAGATTATGACTGGCACCTCAGCTACTGGGATCAAGGATTAAACACCACCGTGGGGAAACGCATGTCGCCGGGGATTTCATCGTGGCGGGACAAAGATGAAGAATATCATCATTTATTAAGCAAATATCGTATCCCGGACAAAGTGGATTATACCTGGTTATGCTCACAACGCGCCGAAATCGTCTCTTTAGCCTGTCGCCGTCAACTCACTAGTCAGGAAAGTCATCAACTGGCAGTCCTTCGTCCCTATCTGGCTTATCATGCTCACAAATTATGGCTGAAACATCAGGTTGCAACACTCCCCTATCAGTCCACTGCCGCTTTATCCAATACGCAAAATACTCATATGAATGAGCAGGACCATTTCCGGTTTGGTGATATTGTCCTGACCGCGAAAGAGATGAGCACCATTCGCCTCCTGCTATCTTTTCACTCGCCCAAAGAAATCGCCTGGGAACATCATTGCAGTGAATCAGCAGAACGAAAACGCATTGAAACCATCAAGAGAAAACTCCGCTGTACCGGCAATCGTGCCACCTTTTTTAAGTTACTCCAAAAACATGGGATCCTTGATGCATGTCTGAATGTTTACACCACGTCTCTTTAA
- a CDS encoding VOC family protein, giving the protein MSECLHHVSLTCQDLDRSQRFYAQFGYTKLKSYSDEQVSIVMMAAETGLAIELFCFPAIQRAAPQISNIESVPDIQTIGITHIAIQVDDITATRQQLSQFAPCTDIKTARLGGFVYFFTHDPDGNQIEIIMEN; this is encoded by the coding sequence ATGTCTGAATGTTTACACCACGTCTCTTTAACCTGTCAGGATCTCGATAGAAGCCAGAGATTCTATGCACAATTCGGTTACACGAAACTCAAAAGCTACAGCGATGAACAAGTCTCAATTGTCATGATGGCGGCCGAAACCGGTCTGGCTATCGAACTGTTCTGTTTCCCTGCGATACAACGTGCAGCACCACAAATCTCAAATATCGAGTCGGTACCCGATATTCAAACCATAGGGATAACACATATTGCGATTCAGGTTGACGACATTACAGCAACACGTCAGCAGCTCTCTCAGTTCGCCCCCTGTACAGATATTAAAACGGCCCGACTGGGGGGCTTTGTTTATTTTTTCACCCATGATCCCGATGGGAATCAGATTGAAATCATTATGGAGAATTAA
- a CDS encoding MFS transporter has protein sequence MLSWPQRLGIVSGNAFEFYDIAVYAAISPYLSHLLSSHGIVHSEWMVWGIFALRFLIRPLGGLVIGKIADTQGRKKALIITSSLTGSATLLMAALPVNMLGESLVVLLLCLQMVQAFSFGGEYPTIIQYLHQGSQREQHARLSSLIVASSIVGVIASVLIVMGLKGTLSESQMQAYGWRIPLIIGAVNIAMSFWFRIRLPAALPASQPARLSNDLRTTVRIGLVSATGAVVFYVQNISSTILAKDFPIQPFALVNSVTLLVMILLVGWITDKYLSSPKKSFSGGLLAGLVVSYPAYYLLIHSQYGWQQWIAFITISLISALILANLATVLFSIAGNNTTSLGLGYNIALSIFGGMSPLIVSFLSEYDVSYVGAYAALTTLPALIGIYGFSAPSLTLRSETNS, from the coding sequence ATGCTAAGTTGGCCACAACGATTAGGGATTGTTTCAGGCAATGCATTCGAGTTTTACGATATTGCAGTTTATGCCGCCATTTCGCCTTACCTGTCTCATTTACTGTCCAGCCACGGCATCGTTCATTCTGAATGGATGGTATGGGGGATTTTCGCACTCAGATTTTTAATCCGTCCGCTCGGTGGGCTGGTCATTGGTAAAATTGCCGATACACAAGGAAGAAAAAAAGCCCTGATCATCACCAGTAGCCTGACCGGCAGCGCAACGCTGCTAATGGCGGCTTTGCCCGTCAATATGTTAGGAGAAAGCCTTGTCGTCCTCCTTTTATGCCTGCAAATGGTTCAGGCCTTCAGTTTTGGCGGCGAATACCCGACGATTATTCAATACCTGCACCAAGGGAGTCAGCGTGAACAACATGCGCGTCTCAGCAGTCTGATTGTTGCCAGTTCGATTGTCGGGGTGATTGCATCCGTCTTAATCGTCATGGGGCTGAAAGGCACCTTGTCCGAAAGCCAGATGCAAGCTTATGGATGGCGCATTCCTTTAATCATTGGGGCAGTCAACATTGCCATGAGTTTCTGGTTTCGCATTCGATTGCCAGCCGCGCTTCCGGCCTCACAGCCAGCTCGCTTAAGTAACGACTTAAGAACGACGGTCAGGATTGGTTTGGTGTCTGCAACAGGTGCGGTCGTGTTCTATGTACAGAATATCTCCAGTACGATTTTAGCCAAAGATTTTCCCATCCAGCCATTTGCTTTAGTCAATTCAGTGACCTTACTTGTGATGATATTGCTGGTCGGATGGATCACAGACAAATATCTGTCCTCTCCCAAGAAAAGCTTTTCGGGCGGATTATTGGCTGGCTTAGTGGTTTCTTATCCGGCTTATTATCTGCTCATTCATAGTCAATATGGGTGGCAGCAATGGATAGCATTTATCACGATCAGCCTGATTTCAGCGCTGATTTTAGCCAATCTGGCAACCGTCCTCTTTTCTATCGCCGGCAATAACACGACCTCTCTCGGGCTTGGCTATAATATTGCGCTCTCGATTTTTGGCGGGATGAGCCCATTAATTGTGAGCTTCTTATCTGAGTATGATGTCAGTTATGTCGGTGCTTATGCCGCATTAACAACACTACCGGCACTCATTGGCATTTATGGGTTTTCTGCACCATCGTTAACTCTCCGGTCAGAAACGAATTCATAA
- a CDS encoding ATP-binding cassette domain-containing protein, protein MRKGQSQAHFFDPVLIPAIKPVLPRLGVGILAEGISGLAKLAALWCLIHLIEALTITWVLYACACWCVSAICSSGAAWISHQAEADFSSRLRRQVATHLTQLPTRTLARYGDNALRRLVSEDITALHHMIAHLPAEIVTFIIVPIASVIMLLIMSGPVSLLALLPGCIAAMYYLILIPRYSARFNAERVEAMETIVTAINDYVRGIRINRLFDAQSGALADYHAATNRFTRGMITWVSHVATAAAIATALLQAVATFAIAYWTSYQLTPVSIAATMFFGLAIVTPSLRLGHGLDYLSAGRAANQRIAQLLHEMPLPGGNASPQINHPVLTVQNLCIHTENGSLIDNFSYRFAPGKITAMMGPSGSGKTTLLRILAGFECSESGEVRLGSHHIASLDEHFRHQQIQLIPQTKPVLNTTVRDNLLLTDPQATDEQLHDALNHAQLEIDLDMDAASLSGGEQQRVGLARLFLSPAAILLLDEPTSALDHIRANQLMAALLHLTHTRHKTLIMVTHDPALASQADQHIHLNKAPQHHKEFTV, encoded by the coding sequence ATGAGAAAAGGACAATCCCAAGCCCACTTCTTCGACCCAGTATTGATACCAGCGATCAAACCGGTACTGCCACGGCTCGGGGTCGGCATACTTGCAGAGGGGATTTCCGGTTTAGCGAAGCTAGCAGCACTCTGGTGCCTCATCCACCTCATCGAGGCGCTAACCATCACTTGGGTGCTCTATGCGTGTGCATGTTGGTGTGTGAGTGCGATATGTTCATCAGGGGCGGCTTGGATTTCCCATCAGGCCGAAGCTGATTTTTCATCAAGACTCCGTCGTCAGGTCGCCACTCACTTAACACAACTCCCGACCCGGACTTTAGCACGTTACGGTGACAACGCTCTGCGGCGGTTAGTGTCTGAAGATATTACCGCCCTGCACCATATGATTGCTCACTTACCCGCAGAAATCGTGACGTTTATAATTGTCCCTATCGCTTCGGTGATCATGCTGCTCATCATGTCAGGCCCCGTTTCTTTACTCGCACTTCTCCCCGGCTGTATCGCCGCAATGTATTACCTGATTTTAATACCGCGTTATTCCGCCCGTTTTAATGCGGAGCGAGTGGAAGCAATGGAGACCATCGTCACGGCGATTAACGACTATGTCCGTGGGATCCGAATCAATCGGCTTTTTGATGCACAATCCGGAGCGCTTGCCGATTACCATGCAGCGACGAATCGCTTCACCCGGGGAATGATCACTTGGGTGAGCCATGTGGCAACCGCAGCCGCAATTGCAACCGCACTATTACAGGCTGTTGCAACATTTGCGATTGCTTATTGGACATCTTATCAACTCACTCCTGTATCGATCGCGGCGACCATGTTTTTCGGGCTGGCAATCGTCACACCTTCATTACGCCTCGGACATGGCCTCGATTACCTTTCCGCCGGGCGGGCAGCGAACCAACGGATCGCTCAATTGCTGCATGAGATGCCACTCCCCGGTGGAAACGCTTCGCCGCAGATCAATCACCCAGTCCTCACGGTGCAAAACCTCTGTATCCATACCGAGAACGGATCGCTCATTGATAACTTCTCTTATCGGTTTGCTCCGGGAAAAATCACAGCAATGATGGGGCCAAGCGGCAGTGGCAAAACAACGCTTTTGCGGATACTTGCAGGGTTTGAATGCTCAGAGAGCGGCGAGGTTCGGCTGGGAAGCCATCATATAGCCTCACTCGATGAGCACTTCCGCCACCAGCAGATTCAGCTCATCCCGCAAACGAAACCCGTCCTAAATACGACGGTGCGGGATAACTTATTGCTAACCGATCCACAGGCCACGGATGAACAGCTTCATGATGCGCTGAATCATGCCCAACTTGAGATCGACTTAGATATGGATGCGGCATCCCTATCTGGCGGAGAGCAGCAAAGAGTCGGGCTTGCACGCTTATTTTTGAGTCCTGCTGCGATACTGCTGCTGGATGAACCAACCAGTGCTTTAGACCATATTCGGGCAAATCAACTCATGGCAGCATTGTTACATTTGACCCATACCCGGCATAAAACCCTGATTATGGTGACGCATGATCCGGCACTGGCTTCTCAGGCTGACCAACACATTCATCTCAACAAAGCGCCACAACATCATAAGGAATTCACGGTATGA
- a CDS encoding ABC transporter ATP-binding protein — MTFAARHPTGLTHTIWPLHTKRRLIWISISWCVVAALEACAYTVLAQAITLQQDPVWVIISAGIAVLVMIFTTRAGFFCGVRLAGDLFETLGQVLARAKLSWFTDTRRAQLATLASQGIPGFMSVPAHQMQTFLHAPLLPLFLVCGIAWLSGPEVALITAGTLALSLLLQFKAQMALIESDKTRHEANIGTANATIEFVDHLELLRTTAGPARAITRIEQQWQTQENVLARTNRAAAKATLLSAIAKSLPLACISAYLTITAISSPIMTLALLILVARAAAPLGELVLAGLSINNLRAALNDYRTNTEIPTLSEPASAEACVPDGYHISLKNIRQMPVLKQINAEIEPGANVIISGPSGCGKSTLLELMMRFDDPQGGEITLGGVPLNQMRYAELTSKIAYVAQEPVVFTGTLAENIRLGRAGASDSEIETVARQAMLGHLIDRSPKGLDQSVGHQGSALSGGERQRVAIARALLKKAPILILDEATAALDKETERHIAASLRALPATLIIVTHRDSSIWQPTQIIPLTNHGRSNG; from the coding sequence ATGACTTTCGCCGCCCGCCACCCAACCGGCCTGACCCACACCATATGGCCATTGCACACCAAACGCCGGCTGATTTGGATCAGTATCAGCTGGTGTGTCGTTGCTGCACTGGAAGCCTGTGCCTATACCGTGCTGGCACAGGCTATCACGCTCCAACAAGATCCGGTCTGGGTCATCATCTCAGCCGGTATTGCCGTACTTGTGATGATATTCACAACACGTGCAGGTTTTTTCTGTGGCGTTCGCCTTGCCGGTGATTTATTTGAAACATTGGGCCAAGTGCTGGCCCGGGCCAAACTTTCATGGTTTACCGATACACGCCGCGCCCAATTGGCAACGTTAGCTTCCCAAGGAATCCCGGGCTTCATGAGTGTACCGGCCCACCAGATGCAAACGTTCTTGCATGCCCCCCTACTACCACTGTTTTTGGTCTGCGGCATTGCATGGTTATCAGGGCCAGAAGTAGCACTCATCACCGCGGGGACACTTGCTCTGTCACTGCTGCTGCAATTTAAAGCTCAGATGGCTCTTATTGAAAGCGATAAAACAAGGCATGAGGCGAATATCGGCACCGCAAACGCGACTATCGAATTTGTTGATCATCTGGAGCTGTTACGCACCACCGCCGGGCCTGCAAGAGCAATCACACGCATCGAACAACAATGGCAAACACAAGAAAATGTGCTGGCTCGAACCAACCGAGCCGCAGCAAAAGCAACCTTGCTCTCAGCCATCGCCAAATCTCTACCGCTAGCCTGCATCAGTGCTTATCTGACTATCACTGCAATCAGCTCGCCCATCATGACTCTGGCACTACTCATTTTAGTGGCCAGAGCTGCGGCACCACTGGGGGAACTTGTTCTGGCTGGTCTGAGTATTAATAATTTACGAGCAGCATTGAACGACTACCGCACAAATACCGAGATTCCAACCTTATCAGAACCGGCATCGGCCGAAGCTTGCGTGCCGGATGGATACCATATATCCCTGAAGAACATTCGCCAGATGCCTGTTCTCAAGCAGATCAATGCTGAAATTGAACCGGGTGCGAATGTCATCATTTCCGGACCAAGTGGTTGCGGAAAAAGTACCTTACTTGAACTCATGATGCGCTTTGATGATCCACAAGGCGGAGAGATCACTCTGGGAGGCGTCCCCTTAAATCAGATGCGCTACGCCGAATTGACGTCAAAGATTGCTTATGTTGCGCAAGAGCCGGTGGTATTCACGGGGACTCTGGCCGAAAATATTCGTTTAGGGCGAGCCGGGGCAAGTGATTCAGAAATAGAAACCGTCGCAAGACAAGCGATGTTGGGCCACCTCATCGACCGTTCTCCCAAGGGGCTTGATCAATCTGTCGGTCATCAGGGCAGCGCCCTTTCTGGTGGAGAAAGACAACGGGTTGCTATCGCTCGGGCGCTACTCAAAAAGGCTCCGATCCTGATTCTTGATGAAGCAACCGCAGCACTCGATAAAGAGACAGAACGCCACATCGCTGCATCCTTAAGAGCTCTCCCCGCGACGCTGATTATCGTCACCCACAGAGATAGCTCGATTTGGCAGCCGACACAGATCATCCCTCTGACCAATCATGGGCGTAGCAATGGATAA
- a CDS encoding TetR/AcrR family transcriptional regulator — protein MDNHTEIKKTQLHRRTRSPHTRRTALMDAAEHLFLTKGIHETRIEDITTAAHVAKGTFYIYFNSRDTLLHALQQRFMTSFCARIDTALAQCSPDDWAAKLHRWFATAVDGLLDQIILHDMLFQGINPNQERSLMSENPVIEQLCTLLQQGNKANAWRVAAPQMMALMMFHAMHGLVDDALARENMAHRSLLVSILTETFSKALK, from the coding sequence ATGGATAATCATACCGAGATAAAAAAAACGCAGTTGCATCGACGAACACGCTCGCCGCATACCAGACGCACCGCGCTGATGGATGCAGCTGAACATCTGTTTTTAACCAAAGGGATTCATGAGACCCGGATCGAGGACATTACAACCGCGGCTCATGTCGCCAAAGGGACCTTCTATATTTACTTTAATTCCCGCGATACTCTGTTACACGCCTTACAACAGCGTTTTATGACCAGCTTTTGTGCCCGGATTGATACAGCACTTGCCCAATGTTCCCCCGATGACTGGGCAGCAAAACTACATCGCTGGTTCGCAACAGCAGTCGACGGATTACTGGATCAGATTATTCTGCACGACATGCTCTTTCAGGGGATCAACCCAAACCAAGAGCGAAGCCTTATGAGTGAAAATCCAGTCATTGAGCAGCTATGTACGCTGTTACAACAAGGCAATAAAGCGAATGCATGGCGAGTTGCAGCCCCCCAAATGATGGCTTTGATGATGTTTCATGCGATGCACGGATTAGTTGATGACGCGTTAGCACGAGAAAATATGGCCCACCGTTCACTTTTAGTCAGCATACTGACCGAGACCTTTAGTAAAGCGCTCAAATAA
- a CDS encoding Hcp family type VI secretion system effector, with the protein MPTPCYISIEGETQGLITSGACTADSIGDSFVEGHEDEMMVQQFDHVVSVPTDPQSGQPAGQRVHKPFKFTVNLNKAVPLLYNALASGEKMSSVTLKWYRTSIEGKQENFFTTTLENATIVNIECAMPHCQNPADADFTQNLTVSMSYRKITWDHVNAGTSGADDWRKPIEA; encoded by the coding sequence ATGCCAACTCCATGTTATATCTCTATCGAAGGTGAAACTCAGGGGCTAATCACGTCAGGCGCTTGTACAGCAGATTCTATCGGTGACTCTTTCGTTGAAGGTCACGAAGATGAAATGATGGTTCAACAGTTCGACCACGTCGTAAGTGTTCCTACTGATCCTCAGTCTGGTCAGCCAGCAGGTCAACGTGTTCACAAGCCTTTCAAATTCACAGTGAACCTCAACAAAGCCGTTCCTCTGCTATATAACGCACTGGCTTCTGGCGAGAAAATGTCTTCTGTTACTTTGAAGTGGTACCGCACTTCAATCGAAGGTAAACAAGAAAACTTCTTCACTACAACACTTGAAAACGCAACAATTGTGAACATCGAGTGTGCAATGCCACATTGCCAAAACCCAGCAGATGCTGATTTCACTCAGAACCTGACTGTCTCAATGTCTTACCGTAAGATCACTTGGGACCACGTTAACGCGGGTACTTCAGGTGCTGACGACTGGCGTAAACCAATCGAAGCTTAA
- a CDS encoding type VI secretion system Vgr family protein produces the protein MGTLNFRLVSGVGEALVVRDYQGHESISDSLDAQGNPVYGFRYHIELASRDSGIRAEQLVDTAAVLEVIRNGEVVQQVHGIVRSFSRGDTGHHHTYYSLTLVPSLERLSLRHNSRIFQQKTVPEILAMLLSEMNITDYAFSVKRECAPREFCVQYRETDLAFFHRLAAEEGLMYTFSHEAEKHTLIVTDNSAGFTQLGGTVPYNVLSGGVADTPYVSAMRETKQSEVTEVTQRDYSFKKPSYSFKQSALGSDMAYQLPDYQHYDAPGRYKDDASGKAFSQIKLEHLRRTSHTAAGKSNEAKLQAGVVFTLADHLDSAMNRPWLIVGIDHQGSQPQALEESGGSGATTYSNQFVVIPNETLWRMQPQPKPQVDGPMVATVVGPEGEEIYCDEHGRVKVSFPWDRSSNEDEHSSCWVRVAQGWAGAQYGMMAIPRIGHEVIVTFLNGDPDQPMVTGRTYHATNTPPYPLPDHKTKTVIRTQTHQGTGFNELSFEDQSGSEKIYLHAQKDYEALVENDSTTQIKHDRHLTVENDRYSHVQVNDHLSIDGEQRTAIKQNLTLETDASLHQKVGQKTIVDSGSEVHLKAGNAVVLDAGNEITVKVGGSFIKVDAGGVHVVSGAINLNSGGSAGSGSGYAGQLATMPNVLTALTAPEEAQAPSFTASEVQASPQLIPYSPNLIQQVEADMLTGTPVTPVCKVPVGGPCPFEGGDA, from the coding sequence ATGGGGACTTTGAACTTCCGTCTTGTCAGTGGTGTCGGTGAAGCGTTGGTCGTCCGTGACTATCAGGGACATGAATCGATCTCTGATTCATTGGATGCACAGGGCAACCCGGTGTATGGCTTTCGCTATCACATCGAGCTGGCCAGCCGCGATTCCGGCATCCGGGCCGAGCAACTGGTTGATACCGCAGCCGTGCTGGAAGTCATCCGCAATGGCGAAGTGGTGCAGCAAGTCCACGGCATTGTGCGCAGCTTCAGCCGCGGTGATACCGGCCATCATCACACCTATTATTCCCTGACACTGGTGCCATCCCTTGAGCGGTTGTCATTGCGCCATAACAGCCGGATTTTCCAACAAAAAACCGTCCCTGAGATTCTGGCGATGCTCCTCTCGGAAATGAACATCACCGACTACGCCTTCTCCGTCAAACGCGAATGTGCACCGCGGGAGTTCTGTGTTCAGTATCGGGAGACCGATTTAGCGTTCTTCCACCGGCTGGCGGCAGAAGAAGGCTTAATGTACACCTTCAGCCACGAGGCCGAAAAACATACCTTAATTGTCACCGACAATAGCGCCGGATTTACTCAGCTGGGCGGTACTGTGCCGTATAACGTGCTCTCCGGTGGTGTGGCTGACACCCCATATGTCTCCGCCATGCGTGAGACCAAACAGTCCGAAGTCACCGAAGTGACGCAGCGTGACTATAGTTTTAAAAAGCCGTCTTACAGTTTTAAACAGTCGGCATTGGGCAGTGATATGGCCTATCAGTTGCCGGACTACCAACACTACGATGCACCGGGGCGCTATAAAGACGATGCCAGCGGCAAAGCCTTCAGTCAGATTAAGCTCGAACATCTGCGCCGCACCAGTCATACCGCAGCCGGTAAAAGTAACGAAGCCAAACTTCAGGCCGGGGTGGTGTTTACACTGGCCGACCATCTTGATAGCGCAATGAACCGCCCCTGGCTGATTGTCGGGATTGACCATCAGGGCAGTCAGCCTCAGGCACTGGAAGAATCCGGTGGCAGTGGTGCCACCACTTACAGCAACCAGTTTGTCGTCATCCCGAATGAAACCCTGTGGCGTATGCAGCCCCAGCCAAAACCGCAAGTCGATGGCCCGATGGTCGCGACCGTTGTCGGCCCCGAAGGCGAAGAAATCTACTGTGATGAACATGGCCGGGTGAAAGTCTCTTTCCCGTGGGACCGCTCCAGCAACGAAGACGAGCACAGCTCCTGCTGGGTGCGCGTCGCACAAGGCTGGGCAGGCGCCCAGTACGGTATGATGGCGATCCCTCGTATCGGTCATGAAGTGATTGTCACCTTCCTCAACGGTGACCCGGATCAACCGATGGTGACCGGGCGCACCTATCACGCGACCAACACGCCGCCCTATCCTCTGCCGGATCACAAAACCAAAACCGTGATTCGCACCCAGACCCATCAGGGCACCGGTTTCAACGAATTAAGTTTTGAAGACCAATCCGGCAGCGAGAAGATTTATCTTCATGCGCAGAAAGACTATGAAGCGCTGGTTGAAAATGACAGCACCACCCAGATTAAGCATGACCGCCATCTCACGGTTGAAAATGACCGTTACAGCCATGTGCAGGTCAACGACCATCTGAGTATTGACGGTGAGCAGCGAACCGCAATCAAACAGAACCTCACCCTCGAAACCGATGCCTCACTGCATCAGAAGGTCGGTCAGAAAACCATTGTCGATTCAGGCAGCGAAGTGCACCTCAAGGCCGGAAACGCTGTGGTACTCGATGCCGGTAATGAAATCACCGTCAAAGTCGGCGGCAGTTTTATCAAAGTCGATGCAGGCGGCGTACATGTGGTCAGCGGTGCGATCAACCTTAACTCCGGCGGCAGTGCCGGCAGCGGCAGCGGTTACGCCGGCCAGCTTGCAACCATGCCGAATGTTCTCACTGCGTTAACAGCTCCGGAAGAGGCGCAGGCACCGTCATTTACGGCAAGCGAGGTGCAAGCATCACCCCAGCTGATTCCTTATTCTCCGAACCTGATTCAACAGGTTGAAGCAGATATGCTGACTGGCACCCCGGTCACACCGGTTTGTAAAGTCCCTGTGGGCGGCCCATGTCCGTTTGAAGGCGGAGACGCCTGA